AGTCTCAGGAACAATGGATCATATTCGGAGATAGAAATACACATTTTTCCATATTTAAACTTTGGTATGTAGGAAACACAACAAGATTAATGGGTTCTTTGTAAATGATGGTTCTTGGTCAACATACCCTAAGGTTTTAAAAATGGAGGCTTTGTCTTATTACAAGCAGCTTTTTAGTTCTTTGGAAGATGTTGATTTGAACAACCTTGGAGATGTTCCTTTGTCCATGCTAAGTCTCAGTTCTTGTGGGAAACTTACTGTCCCGATTACCTTGGCTGAAGTTAGAGAAGCAGTTTTTGGTATGAATTCTTTTAAAACTGTTGGGCCGGATGGATTTCaagttttttttcttcaaaaaataTTGTGACACTCTTGGTATAGATGTGTGGAATTTTATGAGAAATGCTTTTGATGAAGGCTACACTTGCCCTAAGATAATGGAGACCTTGATAGTCTTGATCCCCAAAGTTGACACTCCAACCTTGGTGAAGGATTTCAGACCAATTAGAAGGAAAGAAATCTTTACTGGGGTATCTTAGATTCGTTTCACTTAAGACTAGAAAGATAATTGGGAGTGAATATTTCTCACTCTCAAGTTAGCAGAGTATTTTTCAATGGTGTGATTGATAAGATTTGAGGAAGACTAGCAAGTTGGAAGGGAAAACCCTTGAACTGAGGCGATAGACTTTGTCTAGTTAACTCTGTTGTTTCATCTCTTCCAATCTACCAAATACAAGTCTCTTATTTTCCTTGCTGCTCAACGAACAAAATTTCCTCCTTGATGCATCATTTTCTTTGTAAAGGGCCAAGTGGATGGGAGGGACATGAGCCTTACCTATTGGAAAAATATGGTAACCACCAAAACATTTAGGGGTTTGGGGGGTTAGAGATCTAGCTTGCGCTAACTTAGCTCTTTTAGGCAAGCTAGTTTAGTAATTTCTACATTGTCCAAAGAAGCTTTGGGTGCAACTTTTGGTAGCTAAATACAATAAgaattttaaacaatttttcttgtttaataTGATGAAGGGTTCTCAAACTTGGAAGAGTATTTGCAAAGAATCCAATGCTCTTAGGGACAGTTATTCATGGCGTATTGGCCCACTTCAACAGGTTTTATGGTTCGACAACTGGAGAGAGATGGTACTATAGCAGAGGAACTGAATTATCTCACATATGGGATACGAAGCTTTGTATTGGCGATCTCTAGAGAGATGGTACTCGGAATTTGGTTGATGTTGCTACCCTGCTATCTGATAACTTCAAGTAGCGTCTTGAGGCCTTTAATCTGAGTTGGGATGTTAGTGATATGGTGGGTTAGAGTTGAACCTTTTCAACTTTAAAATTGTACTCTTCTAGTAGTGGTTACACATGGTTAAGTAAGCGCAGGTTCGGTTAGGATGAGCATGAGAATTGGTTATGGCTGTGGCagttataaattttgaaaaaaaattaaatttttggtTTGCCTTTTCCTTCATGATGCGGTCCCAAATGCTAAATTTAGATTTAAAAGAAACCTTGCAACTTCCAATCTTTGCCGGAGGTGTCAGTTTGTGCCGAAAACCGTTCTGCATTGTTTTAGGGACCATCGAAAGGCTTGAAACATTTGGAAGAAGTTGAATTTTATTCTGCAGCACTTGGACATGGTTTCTTAGATAAGAATACTAATGTATTCCTATTTTTTGCTTGCTTGTAGTGGATTTGGAGGGATAGGAATAATAATGCATTCAATTTCAATGAAGTCTGGTCCGTTGATAAAGTGGAGAGACTTATCTATGCTTCAAACAATGAGCTTTAGAATATTTTTTCaaagaaggttcttcatgctgCTCATTCCATGAACTTTACTTGGACGACTCCTCCACAAGATTCGGTTAAGGTAAACTGTGATGGAAATATCTTTGATGATATTAGTAAGGCGTGATTTGACCGTGTTATTTGAAATTCAGATGGTTTATGGTTGAGAGGTTGCATGGGATCTTTCCCTTATGTGCGAGTGCTCAAATGTGAATTATTTGTGATCTGGCAGAGATTACTATTATCGTGGGAGGCTAGTCATAGAGATGTTTTTCTATGAAACTGATTGCTTGGAGGcctttaattttattagtgaTCAAAACATGGGAGCACATTACTTGGACAAGGATATGGTTAGCAAAATTCAGAAGATTTTGAAGTGGAAATGGAGGGCTAGTGTTGATCTTATTCAGTGGACTCCCAACAATGTTGTTGACGCCATGGCAAGATGTGATGTTATAAACATGAGCGCTCAAGTTGAGCTCCTGCAGTCTTAGAAGAGGTTAGAAAAATCTTTTTAGCAAGACATATTGTAATTTGTTCTAGCTTTGTCTTTTACTTTTCTTTGAtctcttataaaaaaaaaagtataaaaattatttaggtctactattttttttaatatgccAACACAACATTAAATGTTCTATAAAATCATTTATTTTGGTATACAAATTAAACCCAACACTCAATTTAAAAATCTATCACTTCACTATATAGACTAAATAATGGTTTAGACTaatataagaagaaaaagatctTAGTAGCAAAAAATGCAAAATGGCAAATTTGGGGGAAGATACATGTACTCATATATAATGGGTGCAGTGCACCAAACAAAGCACGCATACTACACTCTCTCTACACTATACCCACAACCCACTCACTCGCTCGCTCACAGTGCCACAAAGTTGCACACTTTCCCCTCCCCCCTTTTTCCCCATTCACCTTTTTCTTCACACACATTGctactgctttttctttctttactttgCTGATTCCCCAATTCCATTCCCCATTCAcacatttaaataaattaaacaccaccaccaccaccacattAGCCCTTTTCCTCTGCGCGTGAGTGGAACAAAGTACTATAGAACCATTATTAGGGTTTGAAATGTGGAGGGAGAATGGAACACACTGAATCCGATTCTGCTTCTTCCTCACTTCCCAATGGCGGTGGTGACTGCATCACCGCCACCCAACAAGACCCTCAACTTGCTCCTTCTTCCAATCACGGCACCGACGATCCTCAGCCGTCAGATCTCTATCAAACGGCTCAGGATGGTTCACTCTCGGCTGAGCTTCAGAGTAAGCTGGATTTGAAGGGTTTGGAAGGTGTGGGCGAAGAGGGTGGCGAGATTGGGGATAAAGTTTCAAACTTTGGCCaagttggtggtggtgttgATGATGGGGGTGTTACTAATGGTGACGATGAAGTTGTAAATGGTGGTGATGAGGGTTTTAAAGGTGGTGGTGCTGATGGGGATAACTGGGGGTGGGAGACCAATAGTTGGGAAGAGGAGAATGTCAATGTGGGTCTTGTGGATGGTGATTATGACGGGTTAGTTAATGGATATGTTGATGCTGATGGGGGTGATGATGTTGATGGGGTTGAGAATAGGGAAGAGAAAAGTGGTGGTGGTAGGGCACAACACCAGTACCCTTGGAGGCCTGATGCTCAGGATTGTGCATTTTATATGAAGACTGGGAATTGCAAATTTGGAATCAATTGCAAGTTCAATCACCCCATTAATAGGAGGAAAAACCAGGTATTCTTGGCCCTTTTTTGTGCGCTTTCTTGaagttttgcaatttttttagATTTCAAGTTTGGCTTAGGACTTGATTATGTACAATGTTGTCTTTTTGGCCCAATTTTGTTTTGAAGTTGTATTAGGTGAGGTGACATGATATTATCTATTAACAAAAGGATTTCACAGTTTTCACTGTGataaaaatggaagaaaaagtAATACAGTTAAGAGGGAATTAGGGATATGTGATTGAGCATATAACAAGGCTTTTGGCCTTTCATGACTGCAAACATGTTATATTTTGTTCACATCTTAAAAGTTTCTACTCTAAGATGTTTCACTTGAAGGCTGTTAAAGAGCGGCCAGCAGAAAGAGAGGAAGAGCAAGCAGAGAGACCAGGACAGACAGAATGCAAGGTTATTATCAAAATTATGCTTCTAAATAAATTTCATTGTAAATTTAGAATTTGCACATTCTGTTGTTTAATTGAAAACTTAAAATACGTATTCCTAAATTTACATAGAAGGTTGTGGATAAGGATAGTTTAAGAAGGTCTGATCTAGCATATAATCTTGTATGTTTATCAATTTTGGCTACCCTCAAATTATTACGTAGCAATATCTTTTGCAAAGAGATATAAAGATAATAGAATTATATGAATTCCTTTTTCTACATTTGCCGTGGAGAAGGAAGgacattgttgttgtttttttttcatttatttttttttcataacaTTATATTTGTTCTGGTTCTTTCAGTCAAGCCGCATTCCAGGAAGCATGTGATAATGACATTAGTGACAGGGATGATAGTTTCATATGCaagataacaataataaattaataattatcttCATAATTTAGCTTGCATACATCAATATGTAATAGTAGTGGATACGAAAACAAATGAACAGGGAaaatgcaaaagaaaaaaggaaaagcttttTGCACTACCCTATCAATTGTTGAGTTAAAATACGAATGAATCTCTATCGGGTGGTAAGTCAGGCAGCTTCTTTGGCGTGATTAAATGAATAGATTTTGCTCTTCAGACATAGCTTCTTTCTGAAgcttttttttaaatgatatgtGAAATGTTCTTAATAAATGTTTTTCCTGGTGTTATGGCAGTATTATTTAAGGTCCGGGGGTTGTAAGTTTGGAAAAGATTGTAAATATAACCATACAAAAGGAAAAGATTTAACAACCGAGGAGGTGGCAGAACTCAATTTTCTCGGTCTGCCTATTCGTCTGGTATGTATATATGAAGCTTCTTTCATAATACCATCTTTTATCTGTTTTTACAGCTTCCAAAGATAGTTACCTCTGAAATATTATTCTAGTTGATTTAAATGATAGGgaaatattattttggttgATTTAAATGATAGGGAAAGAGAGAATGTCCTTATTACATGCGCACCGGCTCATGTAAGTTTGGAGCAAACTGCAAGTTTAATCATCCTGACCCTACAACTGTTGGAGGTTCTGAATCATCTCCAGGGTATAGTAATGGAGGATCTGATCCTTCTTCACGGTATAGTAATGGACGATCTAATACTTCTTCAGGGTATAGTAATGGAGGATCTATTTCATTACATGGTGTATCGCAGCAGTCTGTCTCAACATGGTCTTCTCCAAGAACAGTAAATGAAACATCTCCTTTTGTGCCAATGATGCTTTCGCCTCCAAGTCCTGATTGGAATGCATATCAGGTATATCCTAAGATTCAATATTAGTAGCCATCTAATAGTGGCTGTTTTATTATACAAGAATTTATGCTAGATAGATGATTGACTTTGCCAATGCCCTGTCATGCAATGTTATTAACTTATTGTTATCAGGCTAtatatttatttcatttatcTGACTGTATCTCATTCTACCGTTGGTTTGAAATACCTTTTATATGGTGAGATATTGTCACCTTTTGAGTGTTGCAGACATATCAATGCATTAGCAGTGAATACATACTGGAAAGCTGAATGAGTATTATTAAGCTATTTGAGGTTCATGAGGTGGACGTTTAGTTGTAAACTTAGAAGTGAATATTCGATTTGTACCTATTACTCTTGACCTGTGAGTTATATTGTGCAATGCACTGAATGCAGTACAGCATGGtcctttttgttttcttttttctcacCTTCCTAGAGTTAATTATCATGCTGGCTGAACTTTCTGCATCACTCTGACTTGTTTCTGGTTTGTAAAGGCACCTACCTACCTATCTGAGAGGAGTATGCATCCACCTCCACCATATGTCATGAACAATCCAGTGATCGAAACAAATGTTTATATACACCCACAAAAAAGAATTCAACTTGATGACTTTCCTGAAAGACCTGGTGAACCTGAATGCAGCTACTTCCTGAAAACTGGGGATTGCAAGTTCAAATCCAATTGTAAATTTCACCATCCAAAGAATCGGATAGCAACATTACCTCCATGCAACCTCAATGACAAAGGCCTGCCTCTTAGACCTGTAAGTTGTTATCATCATTTTATGTTAGTTTATACCACTATTTTTCCGCTTGTGTAGAAACTTGAAAATGGTTCTTCTTTCTCAATATTATTTAACCTATGGTGGGTAAATAAATATAAGTGCTTTTAAAATTGAATTGACATGGTTGTGTAACCTAGTGATGATCCTGTATCTGGCTTCAAAAATCTAACACCAAGTGACGATGATGGATTAAAGGATTAGTACCTCTAATTTGATAGAGCCATATGCAGTTAGAAGCAATATTTACCTAGTTTCTTTCTATTATGTTTATCATGAAATGCAGGACAAGAATGCCTGCATGCATTACACACGATACGGACTCTGTAAGTTTGGACCGGCTTGTAAGTATGACCATCCGATAAACCCAGTGCCCCCAACTGGTGTTGAAGTTGATGGGATGGGTGGAAATGGAGGTGCTGTTCAGTAACACCTCTAAGCATCTTTGTCAAGGGACCTTCTTTTTCCTTTGAGCAACTCTTCACTTAGAAGTTGTAGTTTTCTTTATGAACATGATACCCTTCTAAGCTTCTTCCTCTAGTTACAAGCTTTTACGGATTAccaatatatttatacacatgGCAAACGGATGTTTTTATGTATTTACAAGAAACTTAAACATTTGTAGTCTCTACTCTCTagtctactttttttttttatcttgtttgtTTACTCACTTGGTTTTTTGGTGGGTAATCTTTCAAACTGGATGTGAATGCGGATTACTTTCTAGTTTCCATAAGGTGCCAGATTACAAATAAAATTGATACCTTTCCAAGAGTAATATTTTGCGCATTTGTGAATCCTAACAGATACATAGCTTTATAGGTGAGTTACTGCTACACTTTGTGAATTTATAGTAAAACATATATCTTTTACCGATGAATTAAATAACTGGACTCTTGGAATCTATTAATATGGTGATGTCACATgatcaaattattttaataagCAAGTTCAATTAAATTGgtctaataatttattaacacaataaaaattagttgaagaaaaaaaaattaaattaaacttggttataaaaataatttatttacttAACATTTTTCATATTCATAATAGAAAATAGAGGAATTTTtcacatacaagtctttttccATATAAGTTATACAAGtcatttatttcttcttctttttctttcttcatgcctcctctttttcttctccttttttttttgtgcttcttcttcttcgtttttgAAATGTTTCATCTTCATCGTCGTGTTTCTCCTCgttcttcttttgattttgcaacattatgtatttttttctttgtttgattttttcctcccaaaaagaattatgagaatatgaaataaggaaatgaagaagaagcagtagaagatgagggggagaaagaggaagagttctgaattatgcataaggtgtactttaacgaattttgggtgtatttttgtaatcttttgggtgaattcctataatcgtttgggtgtatttctgtaatcgtttaggtatatttctgaagttctattatcttcaaaacaatttcaaagcttgatttcagaaaccatgaaaataaaaaaaaacgaagtAAGAATACCAATGATAAACGCATATAAAACAACgaatgaaaaggcaaagagagaaTGCACGAAGGAGATCGAACAAATTTGACAAGAAACTCGTtttcatggaggaagaagaagaagagtaggagaagaagaaggagaagaagaaggaagaggatgaggaGAAGGAGGAACGCGAAGCACGCCATGGAAATTGTATATGGGCCGGCGTGTTTTTTGTTAAGTTTCTCCCAACTTGTATGACTTGTAAACCAAATGACTTGTAAGTGTAGCACTCCTCTAGAAAATATACTTCTCTATTTTTTCTTGCATATTATTTCACTCCACATTTCGGCACTTATAATTCTCCTGGAAAGTAAGAATCAAGTCAACTTAGATCAACAGTTATCCGAAAAGAAAAGAGTactaaaattaaagataattctACGAGAAAGATGTTTTTTGTATGAAGAGAATGAAAATAAGtgtataaatttattttaaaaaattaataaaattaaaataacagttttttagataaatatttaattatttataagagtgaatctttatctttttatcattcatttttcttcttcaccaTAATATGCACCTAAAATTAATATGACTATGTATATGTTCTACTCATTTTCGAAATACCCTAATTATACCCTACAGATATGTTGAGACACTTCCATTTTTATCTcctatttttattatcttttgatGAAAGAGTTTCttcatgtaaaaaaaaaattagaaaactaTATCTAGTGTCTAATGTAAAATacaagaaataataaataaataaataattagcacCTAACATAGCAATGTATCAGACTATAAGTTCACATATATTTATTTCTTTCCAGTGTTATAATTTACAAATACAATATCTTGTAAACTTTCAacaaccaaaaagaaaaaagaaaaaagaaaacttgaaaagaaaacaagataaatgaaaaaaaaaaggttgaaATGCTAAAAAGCAGGATCACAACAATTGgggatttttttttcaagaatctGGTCCCCGTAAACCAACATCTAGGGTTTGTACAAGGATCCCCTTTCCTAATAGTCGTTCTCGGAATCCAATTCCCCTGTCACGCCTTATTGGATTATTAACCGCAGCAAAACCACTTACTCTGCATTAAAATATCATTTCAGAAAATCAGACAAAACTAAAAGCTCATAATAAGAACTAAGACATAGGTGTTCTTTGAAGATGTTATTACCTTTTGCTTTTGGGGATGTTTTGTGTAAGCAACAGGCTTGTGAGGTGCATTATATTTCTTTTCTTGGGTGGCAAGTTTCTCTGTTGGGAGATTTTTTGCAATCTTCTTCTCATCTCTTGCTTTATTAAATATCACTGTGAAACCTTCTGCTGTTGCCGGATTGTTCACGTCCCACTCTCCGAATTTCGGCAATGGCCTACCTCTTTCTTGCTGAACAATTCaaggatttaaaaaattttaatggaAACAAAAaccataaataattaataaacaaGAAGGAAGTTTTTATTGAATTCTTAACTCATGGGCTTATAACCCACattgactatatatatatagtagacTTGAAAACTAATGTatctaaacaaaaaaaaaagaagcgaaGCAAGGATTGTGAATTGTACCGTGGCCATGGATGCTGAGAATCAGACGAAAAAGATGATAGATGTTGAAAGAGTttagaagagaagagaaagcaAAGAAAAATTGAATGGATTCTGGTGATACAGAATAATGGTTAAGTATATAAATGTTTAggagaaagagagggaaagaagCAAAGGAAGAATAACAAATCGCTTTGTTGGAACTTGAAAGAACAAGTAAGCCCTACGCGTAATTGTTCATAAGTTATAACCCATAaggcagaaaaaaaaaacagtataGTGTTCGTTAGTGCGCGCCATTGCTGCTTTTTCTAATTTTAGGTTCAGTTGTTCAGTTTAGTTTCTGTTTCCAGGCAAGTATCCATGACAACCTTTCGCACTATATTTTTTGTTactgtttttattgtttttccttttcctttttttttaaagaaagcaataggACCTCATTTTATAGTAATTTCAGTTTattctcagttttattttattttatttaaattaagaCAAAGTTACTATTTTAAAGATTTGATATTCTATTAGAAATTGTGTATATGGAGAGTAGTGTTCTTAAGCTTGACGAAACACATCAAGTCAAGACAATAAAACAACACCAAACCACCTTACAAAAACAAACAAGCTAACGATCACCTTCGACAAACACAAAATTAGCAACGGCCCTAACCAACCGAGCAAAAAACCAAATGTCCATCCGGATACTCTATCCCGAAGATAAAAAAAAGGctaaaaatcaaaacaaacaaCAAAAGACTTCGGATCATAAACACCAAAAAGACTATTATCTATGTCCTCAACTGTTGAGCTTCTCTCCTGCAAAACTAAGATAAATTCGCTTACTAAACCTTCGTCACTCTCTTCCTTCTTCTGTCCCTTGTGGTTAAATTGGTATCCTCCATAGTATTTCTCCCATCCCGATTCTTCCTAATGTAATCCACAACAATCTCATCATCGCTGCAAGTCAGATTAAGTTGCGATTCTATTCTCCAAGTTTTGGTAGTTTTACTTTCAAATTCGTCATCTTTACTTTCACTAGATACCTCTTCCTCTATCTCTATCTCGCTTCTCTCTTTCCTAGTTTCTTCTCTtgataaaattgtgaaagaatagGAAAAGACGAGAAAAGAacttttattgattgttgactgattgaattgaattgtaAATTATGAAGGTAAAACTAAGTATATATAGAATATTGGCCtatgaaagataaaaataaataaagataagatagagataaagataaagataactataagataagataaagactaaaattacaattaaatttGTATATTCTGTTGGGCTGAATTTGTGGACCGTGAGACgtctttattgttgtcatgggCTAAGGTGGAAGAGTGGTTTAATACGCTCCACAAGCTGGAGGATGAAAGATGTCAAGAACATTAAGCTTATTCAGATTAAGATGGAAGGGTTGAGGAGATAAAGGCTTGGTGAAGATGTCAACTAGTTGCCCAGAAGAGGGAATTGGGAAAAGTTTCATCACTCCAGCTTGAGCTTTTTGTCGAACCAAGTGGCAATCAACCTCTAAATGTTTGGTTCATTCATGAAAAACTGGGTTAGTAGAAATATGAAGAGAACTCTGATTATCACAATATAAAACTGGTGGGCGATAGGAGAGATGCGTAAAAATTGTAACACATTTAGTATCCATTGAAATTCACAAGTTGTGTTGGCAAGTGTACGATATTCTGCTTCCGTGGATGAACGCACAACGGTGGTTTGTCTCTTGGTCCAAGAGACTAAAGAACTGCCCAAGAAGAAACAATAACCTGTTAAAGATCGTCGAGTGTCAGGACATCCGGCCCAATCAGAGTCACTGAAGCTGAGAAACTGAATTTCTGATTCCCTTGGAAAGAAAAGTCCTTTGCCGGGACTAGTTTTCAGATATCGTAACACATGTTTGACAGCTTGAAGATGGGATTCAGTAGGAGATGCCATGAATTGACTTAATTGTTGAGTGGCATACATGATGTCCGGTCGAGTAGTGGTGAGATAGATAAGACGACCAACCAAACGGCGATATACAAAAGGGTCGGATAGCAGGGGACTTTTGTCTTGATATAGTCTTGTGGTACTATCCATTGGAACAGAGGCATGTTTAGCACCTAATAAACCAGAATCCTCCAAAAGATCAAGACAATATTTTCTCTGAGATAAGCAAATTTCCTTCTCTGATTGGGCAACCTCAAtacccaaaaaatattttaatgggCCCAAGTCTTTAATTCGGAAGTGTTGGTGCAAAATAGACTTAATGGAAGCAAGTTCAGAAATGGAATTACCAGTGAGAACAATGTCGTCAACATAGACTAAAAGGATAGAAATTTGATCACcaataaatttaacaaataaactATAATCAGATGAGGTTTGCAGATATCCATGAGATAGCAAAAGATGAGAAAGTTTGTCATACCACACACGACTAGATTGTCGTAAACCATACAGTGGCTTTAGTAGCTTACAACATTGATTCGGTTGAGCAGATGGAAATCCGGGTGGCAGAGTTATATAAACATCCTCAGAAAGATCCCAATGTAAGAAAGCATTATTGACATCCAACTGATGTATGGGCCAATGCTTCATAAAGGCCAATGCCAAAACTAATCTCGAGTGCTCCGTTTTTATAAGATCGACTTCCAATTTTAAGAGCTTTTCTTCTAGTTCCATTTGACGTCGTACCTCTCTTTGCAGTTCTCATTCTGCTTGCCGTTGACATTTAGCTTCATGCTCGAGCTGCTCCAGTCGTCCATCATGGCTGTGGACCAAATCTAGTATCTCCGTGGAATGTGGTGGTTCTTCCTCTTCCGGTGGATGTATCTCTTATTGAATTCGCCTCAGCTGTGGGTTTCCAGATGTTCCTTCTCCGTGAGGAATGTGCATCCTCTTGCATGGTGGGGTATTGAAAGTGCAAGGTCGTCTCGTTGAGGTTCGGGTTCTAATTCAGACGCTGTATGGCCGTCTTCAGACAGATTATCTGCCATTGTCGAAGGGCTCCAGGTCTCAGCAAAGGTGCTAATGTTCAAAAAGTTACCTGAAATGTTGATTTTGGGTTTGTACATAAGGTCCAGACTCCTTCTGAGGCAGCATCCGACTTGTTCTTACCCTGAGGTGCCGCCGTCCGAGTTCCTTGTGAGGAAGTGGTGGGTGGTACCTGTAAGagactccgatacttaagtCAGCAAGggctttaggcaggttttttAGTAGGTTAAAACGTGTATAAACCTGAAAGATGTTAGTATATTTATAGTAGAGTTGTTAACCACTTTTGTTGGAGTAGTTACACCCTTATTGATGGATAATCATTCTCTTTATCTTAGGAATTTGTTAGAATTTATCTTTCGAAAAAGATAGAGATAGTTAGAGAGATTCGCGAAGACAGTTACTTGTTTGGACAAGTAGAGCGTTGTGCCCGACCTCTTTAAAGAGGTCGGATATACAGTAGAGACTATCCTTTTTTATAGGCCTTTTATCCTTGTTGTCTTGaccttttaaattatataaattaaacaaaaaaaaaaattacgaACTAAATTGTACAGAAATATAAACAAATTCGCCGCATCAATGAACGAATTTATTAGTTTCAATGGACTTCGtggatttatttcagaaaattttacaaactacttttgttttatttgtaattttgtaTAATATTGACTATGTTGTTGGGACAATGAAGCACACACATCCCAATTCATTCATTTAATCAATAGGAGTAATTGATACAGTGGTCGTTGGTGGCCATTAATGAGACGCACAcaaaaattcaaccaaaatttgCTAGCAAATTTAAATTCACCTTACATACCATAAGATAAGA
Above is a genomic segment from Arachis stenosperma cultivar V10309 chromosome 1, arast.V10309.gnm1.PFL2, whole genome shotgun sequence containing:
- the LOC130973044 gene encoding zinc finger CCCH domain-containing protein 43-like isoform X1; this encodes MEHTESDSASSSLPNGGGDCITATQQDPQLAPSSNHGTDDPQPSDLYQTAQDGSLSAELQSKLDLKGLEGVGEEGGEIGDKVSNFGQVGGGVDDGGVTNGDDEVVNGGDEGFKGGGADGDNWGWETNSWEEENVNVGLVDGDYDGLVNGYVDADGGDDVDGVENREEKSGGGRAQHQYPWRPDAQDCAFYMKTGNCKFGINCKFNHPINRRKNQMFHLKAVKERPAEREEEQAERPGQTECKYYLRSGGCKFGKDCKYNHTKGKDLTTEEVAELNFLGLPIRLGKRECPYYMRTGSCKFGANCKFNHPDPTTVGGSESSPGYSNGGSDPSSRYSNGRSNTSSGYSNGGSISLHGVSQQSVSTWSSPRTVNETSPFVPMMLSPPSPDWNAYQAPTYLSERSMHPPPPYVMNNPVIETNVYIHPQKRIQLDDFPERPGEPECSYFLKTGDCKFKSNCKFHHPKNRIATLPPCNLNDKGLPLRPDKNACMHYTRYGLCKFGPACKYDHPINPVPPTGVEVDGMGGNGGAVQ
- the LOC130973044 gene encoding zinc finger CCCH domain-containing protein 43-like isoform X2, producing the protein MEHTESDSASSSLPNGGGDCITATQQDPQLAPSSNHGTDDPQPSDLYQTAQDGSLSAELQSKLDLKGLEGVGEEGGEIGDKVSNFGQVGGGVDDGGVTNGDDEVVNGGDEGFKGGGADGDNWGWETNSWEEENVNVGLVDGDYDGLVNGYVDADGGDDVDGVENREEKSGGGRAQHQYPWRPDAQDCAFYMKTGNCKFGINCKFNHPINRRKNQAVKERPAEREEEQAERPGQTECKYYLRSGGCKFGKDCKYNHTKGKDLTTEEVAELNFLGLPIRLGKRECPYYMRTGSCKFGANCKFNHPDPTTVGGSESSPGYSNGGSDPSSRYSNGRSNTSSGYSNGGSISLHGVSQQSVSTWSSPRTVNETSPFVPMMLSPPSPDWNAYQAPTYLSERSMHPPPPYVMNNPVIETNVYIHPQKRIQLDDFPERPGEPECSYFLKTGDCKFKSNCKFHHPKNRIATLPPCNLNDKGLPLRPDKNACMHYTRYGLCKFGPACKYDHPINPVPPTGVEVDGMGGNGGAVQ